One Nicotiana sylvestris chromosome 12, ASM39365v2, whole genome shotgun sequence genomic window carries:
- the LOC104226870 gene encoding F-box/kelch-repeat protein At3g23880-like, whose amino-acid sequence MNSDQFGPETMFCSFLPRDIVIEILLRLPVKSLLRFKSVSKPFCSLIKNPNFISKHIGKTTQEKPPHLLIMGRHHKTLEVKVRLIHSLKKPSHIPPLHFDVPFGLTSEKTRIVGSANGLICLNLVNHNGVAIVIWNPAIKTFKPVPRSPYVSTLGKLSVTDLGFGYHPGNDDYMVVRLLNVATSRRKYEVEVYTLSTNSWRKIASDGRVLLVILPFWKPMAPGMVVVKGVIYWVGVEVRNEEMCSVVVSLEMSIDELNFISPPIEHHGIVVDLREAITLRLFNLNESLALIYSENLEKVDIWMNAGFDIWILNENDVERTWSRRFKVEPSQGLLLEAGFWENSKALVAEERKDMCFDVNREYVYTKGETKLYLYDIIKGDVEIIENHELRAPFQAYSYLESLVNVKGGVNVAKEVDLSKLLDFDPLLL is encoded by the coding sequence ATGAATTCAGACCAATTTGGTCCAGAAACAATGTTTTGTTCCTTTCTTCCAAGGGACATTGTCATCGAAATTCTCTTGAGACTTCCAGTAAAGTCATTGTTGCGCTTCAAATCTGTATCCAAACCCTTTTGTTCTTTAATCAAGAACCCTAATTTCATCTCCAAACACATTGGCAAAACTACCCAAGAAAAGCCACCCCATCTTCTAATCATGGGTCGCCATCACAAAACTCTTGAAGTCAAGGTACGTTTAATTCATTCCCTAAAAAAACCTAGTCATATTCCTCCTCTTCATTTTGACGTACCATTTGGTTTGACCTCTGAAAAGACAAGAATTGTTGGCTCCGCCAATGGCTTAATCTGCTTGAATCTCGTTAACCATAATGGTGTCGCGATTGTTATATGGAATCCAGCCATTAAAACATTCAAGCCAGTTCCGAGATCTCCATATGTTTCAACCCTAGGTAAACTCAGTGTAACCGATCTAGGGTTTGGTTATCACCCAGGGAATGATGACTATATGGTTGTTCGACTCTTGAACGTTGCTACATCGAGGAGGAAGTATGAGGTTGAAGTTTACACGTTGAGCACGAATTCTTGGAGAAAAATAGCAAGTGATGGTCGTGTTTTGTTAGTTATTCTTCCCTTTTGGAAACCAATGGCTCCTGGAATGGTCGTGGTAAAAGGTGTTATTTATTGGGTAGGAGTTGAAGTTAGAAATGAAGAAATGTGTAGTGTCGTGGTTTCTCTTGAAATGAGCATTGACGAGTTGAATTTTATTTCACCACCTATAGAACATCATGGCATTGTGGTTGACCTAAGGGAAGCAATAACATTAAGGCTCTTCAACTTAAACGAATCGTTGGCTTTGATTTATTCTGAAAATCTCGAAAAAGTTGATATATGGATGAATGCAGGATTTGATATATGGATTTTAAATGAAAATGATGTTGAAAGAACTTGGAGTAGAAGGTTTAAAGTTGAACCAAGTCAAGGGTTGTTATTAGAAGCTGGATTTTGGGAGAATTCTAAGGCATTGGTAGcagaagagaggaaagacatgtGTTTTGATGTAAATCGAGAATATGTTTATACAAAAGGTGAgacaaaattatatttatatgatATTATTAAAGGAGATGTTGAGATTATTGAAAACCATGAGCTTCGAGCCCCATTTCAAGCTTATAGTTATTTGGAGAGCTTGGTGAATGTGAAGGGAGGAGTTAATGTTGCAAAGGAGGTTGATTTGTCAAAGTTATTAGATTTTGACCCTTTACTTCTTTGA